A window of the Gossypium hirsutum isolate 1008001.06 chromosome A03, Gossypium_hirsutum_v2.1, whole genome shotgun sequence genome harbors these coding sequences:
- the LOC121224691 gene encoding uncharacterized protein isoform X2 gives MGAGCGHARLSTIASPFNLVVIHAQRESQSVAGMYEVEKPSVSVSTWSMKATGGYSCGAKQMGNPRVFENYKKLGPIRLDFSFRSRRMKFGVRPRKEKG, from the exons ATGGGAGCAGGTTGCGGCCATGCCCGATTGTCCACCATCGCATCACCATTCAATCTGGTGGTCATCCATGCGCAAAGAGAGTCCCAG TCTGTTGCAGGTATGTATGAAGTGGAGAAGCCGTCTGTGAGCGTGTCGACATGGAGCATGAAGGCCACTGGTGGCTACAGCTGTGGCGCAAAACAGAtgggaaaccctagggttttcgAAAACTATAAAAAACTCGGGCCTATCAGGCTTGATTTCTCATTCAG atcaagaagaatgaaattcggggttagaccgaggaaagaaaaaggttga
- the LOC121224691 gene encoding uncharacterized protein isoform X1: MGAGCGHARLSTIASPFNLVVIHAQRESQSVAGMYEVEKPSVSVSTWSMKATGGYSCGAKQMGNPRVFENYKKLGPIRLDFSFRYWAIVGSVLGIMGLCWAI; the protein is encoded by the exons ATGGGAGCAGGTTGCGGCCATGCCCGATTGTCCACCATCGCATCACCATTCAATCTGGTGGTCATCCATGCGCAAAGAGAGTCCCAG TCTGTTGCAGGTATGTATGAAGTGGAGAAGCCGTCTGTGAGCGTGTCGACATGGAGCATGAAGGCCACTGGTGGCTACAGCTGTGGCGCAAAACAGAtgggaaaccctagggttttcgAAAACTATAAAAAACTCGGGCCTATCAGGCTTGATTTCTCATTCAGGTATTGGGCCATTGTTGGGTCTGTTTTGGGTATAATGGGGCTTTGTTGGGCCATATAA